The following are encoded in a window of Rosa chinensis cultivar Old Blush chromosome 4, RchiOBHm-V2, whole genome shotgun sequence genomic DNA:
- the LOC112199747 gene encoding uncharacterized protein LOC112199747 → MRDSLTKFFQEDNETFYDAWERFKDIELGCPHHGLTKWLLCESFYNGLIIDDRRRLDNASGGNFLKKGPNAAWDICEEVATQSGQWDNHQRRRGGRDDHTTSRGRVDMEPRGRGVYDVSHVSRDDGVMSSKLERLEVKIDKKFEMLLQAQKGNGRSSSHVKSVTSSHLCLICESPNHSTHDCHLASQFSEFVEEQQASSYNSQGQGPSFGATHAYGGVPHDTQGFGQSSQSFGGAIPTQNAPPGFQNRQAPQPEPKKSHMDDILATLAQSHTSLTQSQAKTDQTLSILAQGQSSLAQCVGKLEVQLGQMAKELGAHPQGALPSQPETNPRGKVHECNGVTTLRSGKNDARKYGLIDSGKERALLRKNTSRDEDILASRLDGEAMKARDPSKADDTSRKVLDDIRPTSYEFESSTSTRKGEKNKEEDLHAHGRSSNRSGPVDSSLGKALKAKNPSGTVTTLRGTT, encoded by the exons ATGCGGGATAGCTTGACCAAGTTCTTTCAAGAGGATAACGAGACTTTTTATGATGCATGGGAGCGCTTCAAAGATATTGAGTTAGGTTGCCCTCATCATGGACTCACCAAGTGGCTACTTTGTGAATCTTTCTATAATGGGTTGATTATTGATGATAGAAGGAGATTGGATAATGCATCAGGTGGAAATTTTCTAAAGAAAGGTCCTAATGCCGCTTGGGATATTTGTGAGGAAGTGGCTACACAATCCGGTCAATGGGATAATcatcaaaggagaagaggaggtaGAGATGACCACACTACATCTAGAGGCCGAGTTGATATGGAGCCTCGTGGTAGAGGTGTATATGATGTTTCTCATGTTTCTAGAGATGATGGAGTTATGAGTTCTAAACTTGAAAGGCTTGAAGTAAAGATTGACAAGAAATTTGAGATGCTTCTTCAAGCACAAAAGGGTAATGGTAGGTCTTCTTCACATGTCAAGAGTGTTACTTCTTCACATCTTTGCTTGATTTGTGAGTCCCCTAATCATTCTACTCATGATTGTCACTTGGCTTCACAATTTTCAGAATTTGTTGAGGAGCAA CAAGCATCTAGTTACAATTCTCAAGGCCAAGGGCCATCTTTTGGTGCTACACATGCTTATGGAGGAGTCCCACATGATACTCAAGGGTTTGGTCAAAGTTCCCAATCATTTGGAGGTGCCATTCCTACACAAAATGCTCCTCCCGGATTTCAAAATAGGCAAGCACCACAACCGGAACCAAAGAAGTCTCATATGGATGATATATTGGCCACCCTAGCTCAAAGTCATACTTCTCTTACACAAAGCCAAGCGAAGACCGATCAAACTCTTAGTATTCTTGCTCAAGGTCAAAGTTCACTTGCACAATGTGTGGGAAAGTTGGAGGTTCAATTGGGTCAAATGGCAAAAGAGCTTGGAGCACATCCACAAGGAGCTCTACCTTCACAACCGGAGACAAACCCAAGAGGAAAAGTCCATGAATGCAATGGCGTCACCACTTTACGTTCGGGAAAG AATGATGCGAGAAAATATGGTTTGATTGATAGTGGCAAGGAAAGAGCTCTATTGAGAAAGAACACTTCTAGGGATGAGGATATCTTGGCCTCAAGATTAGATGGTGAGGCCATGAAGGCTAGGGACCCATCTAAGGCCGATGACACCTCTAGGAAGGTTCTTGATGATATTAGACCCACTTCCTATGAGTTTGAGTCATCTACTTCTACCAGAAAAGgggagaagaataaggaggaAGACCTACATGCTCATGGTAGATCTAGTAATAGAAGTGGTCCGGTCGATTCATCACTAGGCAAGGCCTTGAAGGCTAAGAACCCTAGTGGGACCGTGACTACCCTTAGGGGCACCACCTAA
- the LOC112196413 gene encoding MLP-like protein 43 produces the protein MSPMPHLIMYTTLQYMKMELLRHEANKRMSLTALEAHVLEQYRSYKIIFQVTPKSDEGGNQVKITLEYEKLNESDQPPHKYLHFLVNVIKDIDEHLIAS, from the exons ATGTCCCCAATGCCACATCTAATAATGTACACGACGTTGCAGTACATGAAG ATGGAACTGTTGAGACATGAAGCAAATAAGAGAATGAGTCTCACAGCATTGGAGGCACATGTGCTGGAGCAATACAGAAGCTATAAGATTATCTTTCAGGTCACTCCAAAGAGTGATGAAGGAGGTAATCAGGTCAAAATTACTCTGGAATATGAAAAGCTCAATGAGAGTGACCAGCCTCCGCATAAGTACCTCCACTTTCTAGTCAATGTCATTAAGGATATTGATGAACATCTTATTGCTTCTTAA